In Haloarcula hispanica ATCC 33960, one DNA window encodes the following:
- a CDS encoding lipopolysaccharide biosynthesis protein, whose translation MLDKLKRLIKRLLPASDDVMEQTVKSGVWVGVMNVTERGLELLLLVIVASLLSPRAVGLMGIALLTLSSLKKFSELGIKSALIQAEEDNVDDELNTAWTIETARGTVIAVILFLGAPFIASLFNEPAATDLFRVIALSPFIVGLRNPAVVYFQKSLDFHKEFVYRVSGAVAYFVVTVGIALYDPTVYALAIGYIAGDAARFLVSYLADGYRPWPSFDIDVAKKRYSFGKWVTANSILYFLYSRGDDAFVGWALMASALGFYQLAYRLSNAPATEITQTISSVTFSAYSKVQNDVEKLRSGYFQTLRMTTLASFPAAMGIAAVAPAFVEAFFTPEWQPMIPVMQLLAIYGLLRSMGATMGPVWKAVGRPDYIAKLSAVRVALIAVFIYPVTMMYGIEGTAALITGIYIFPMMPIDTYLIARTINVSPVRVFREVSYPLVASLGMAAAVTYVYQTVTLTGPVLEFILLVLVGIGVYVALALALMFSFNWEVKQNLESIFDALA comes from the coding sequence ATGCTAGATAAACTGAAACGGTTGATAAAGCGGCTGCTCCCGGCCAGTGATGACGTGATGGAGCAAACCGTAAAGAGTGGCGTGTGGGTCGGTGTGATGAACGTCACAGAACGGGGACTAGAACTGTTGTTGCTGGTCATCGTTGCCTCACTGTTGTCCCCGCGTGCAGTCGGGTTGATGGGGATAGCGCTGTTGACGCTCTCTTCACTCAAGAAGTTCTCCGAGTTGGGAATCAAGTCCGCTCTGATACAGGCCGAGGAGGACAACGTCGACGACGAGCTCAACACTGCTTGGACAATCGAGACAGCCAGAGGGACTGTAATTGCCGTTATTCTGTTCCTCGGGGCCCCGTTTATTGCGTCGTTGTTCAACGAACCTGCAGCGACCGATCTGTTTCGGGTCATCGCCCTCTCACCGTTTATTGTTGGGTTACGAAACCCTGCTGTCGTCTATTTCCAGAAGAGTCTAGATTTCCACAAAGAGTTCGTGTATAGGGTCAGCGGCGCGGTGGCATACTTCGTCGTCACCGTAGGCATAGCTCTGTATGACCCAACTGTCTATGCACTGGCAATCGGATACATCGCCGGCGACGCCGCCCGGTTCCTCGTCTCGTATCTGGCGGACGGGTACCGTCCGTGGCCTTCGTTCGATATCGATGTGGCGAAGAAGCGCTACAGTTTCGGAAAGTGGGTTACGGCCAATTCAATCCTGTATTTCCTGTACAGTAGAGGAGACGACGCGTTTGTCGGCTGGGCGCTCATGGCAAGTGCACTGGGATTTTACCAGCTCGCCTACCGGCTCTCGAACGCGCCGGCGACCGAAATCACACAGACAATCTCCAGTGTGACGTTCTCGGCGTATTCGAAAGTGCAGAACGACGTCGAGAAGCTGCGGTCCGGATACTTCCAGACGCTCAGAATGACCACATTGGCTTCGTTCCCAGCGGCAATGGGTATCGCGGCAGTCGCACCCGCGTTTGTCGAGGCGTTTTTTACCCCCGAGTGGCAGCCGATGATACCAGTGATGCAGTTGTTGGCTATCTACGGACTGTTGCGTTCGATGGGTGCGACGATGGGACCGGTCTGGAAAGCAGTCGGGCGACCGGACTATATTGCTAAACTCTCTGCTGTACGTGTGGCCCTCATTGCTGTATTCATCTATCCGGTCACGATGATGTATGGAATCGAAGGCACTGCAGCTCTCATTACGGGTATTTACATTTTCCCGATGATGCCGATTGACACCTATCTTATCGCCCGGACCATCAATGTGTCTCCAGTTCGAGTTTTCAGGGAGGTATCGTATCCCCTGGTGGCGAGTCTTGGGATGGCAGCCGCAGTGACCTACGTCTATCAGACGGTGACTCTCACTGGGCCGGTGTTGGAGTTTATCCTGTTGGTCCTCGTTGGTATTGGAGTCTATGTGGCCCTGGCCCTGGCGCTCATGTTTAGTTTCAATTGGGAAGTCAAGCAGAACCTCGAATCAATATTCGATGCGTTGGCGTGA